In one Candidatus Scalindua japonica genomic region, the following are encoded:
- a CDS encoding cytochrome c3 family protein — translation MYKYILIYRLFITLISLSFFSESSIGFGGETLRKSERIQELKRMDTCTVRCHVNYMAYENKFEVTGRPEIFRHQTHSFEQHLDCTSCHDNSEVNTENHGKLIIKKENCLQCHHVELKGSECNRCHKGIDEYPMKYKEKRFIHGFTVESGVDCSLCHVEDQNATLTNEEINCVKCHHTTPNLDCVKCHKDDMDSYFNTDPQRRGSLSWTVSFRHTQHTVQDLSCRECHSISHDNYTGILEYDLNCSKCHHISDGKRGCIECHKIPSDFINGKPGIGEVTPLPDMMFRAVKCDDCHRYNDKKLKFRGVEEYCIECHNEDYGKLYKAWTQTIKDRLIEINRQVQTKVEGRSNWGESGADDRKNMDTFPEKAGSIVDVITKYGIHNYNLTRILLDNLEEKIQ, via the coding sequence ATGTATAAATATATTTTAATTTACCGTTTGTTTATAACACTGATTTCATTATCTTTCTTTTCTGAAAGCAGTATTGGTTTTGGTGGAGAAACATTACGAAAGAGTGAACGTATTCAGGAATTAAAGAGGATGGATACCTGTACGGTGCGATGTCACGTTAATTATATGGCATACGAAAATAAATTTGAAGTTACTGGAAGACCTGAAATTTTCAGGCACCAGACACATTCATTTGAACAGCATCTGGATTGTACATCCTGCCATGATAATAGTGAGGTTAATACTGAGAACCATGGCAAATTAATAATAAAAAAAGAGAACTGCCTTCAATGTCATCATGTTGAACTGAAGGGATCTGAGTGCAATAGATGTCATAAGGGAATTGATGAGTATCCTATGAAATATAAAGAAAAACGATTTATACATGGGTTTACCGTGGAAAGTGGTGTTGATTGTAGTTTATGTCACGTTGAGGATCAGAATGCAACATTGACAAATGAAGAGATCAATTGTGTAAAATGCCACCATACTACACCGAACCTGGATTGTGTTAAATGCCATAAAGATGATATGGATAGCTATTTTAATACTGATCCACAGAGGAGAGGTAGTCTCTCATGGACTGTCTCTTTCAGACATACACAGCACACTGTGCAGGATTTGTCATGCAGGGAGTGCCACTCCATCAGTCATGATAACTATACTGGTATTCTGGAATACGACCTCAATTGCAGTAAATGCCACCATATATCTGATGGAAAAAGAGGCTGTATTGAATGCCATAAAATCCCTTCAGATTTTATTAACGGGAAGCCCGGCATAGGTGAGGTTACTCCTCTACCGGATATGATGTTCAGGGCAGTTAAATGTGATGATTGCCACAGGTATAATGATAAAAAATTAAAATTCAGGGGGGTAGAGGAGTACTGTATAGAGTGTCATAATGAGGATTATGGTAAGCTGTACAAAGCGTGGACACAAACAATCAAGGACAGATTGATAGAAATCAACCGTCAGGTACAAACTAAAGTTGAGGGCCGTAGTAATTGGGGTGAAAGTGGAGCAGATGACCGGAAAAATATGGACACGTTTCCGGAGAAGGCGGGGTCGATTGTAGATGTAATAACAAAATACGGAATACATAATTATAACCTGACAAGAATACTCCTGGATAATCTTGAAGAGAAAATACAATAA
- a CDS encoding Tll0287-like domain-containing protein — protein MVEVDGKKRFRFIKPIYVDVGCLQCHGKKREIRPEIKQFLESKYPFDQAFEYKEGELRGGISISISPELLGIEK, from the coding sequence ATGGTGGAGGTAGATGGTAAGAAAAGATTCAGGTTCATAAAGCCGATCTATGTTGATGTGGGATGTTTACAGTGTCATGGTAAAAAGAGAGAAATTCGTCCGGAAATTAAACAGTTTCTGGAAAGCAAATATCCTTTTGATCAGGCATTTGAGTATAAAGAGGGAGAACTTCGTGGCGGGATAAGCATAAGTATTTCACCAGAACTATTAGGTATAGAAAAATGA
- a CDS encoding HAMP domain-containing sensor histidine kinase: MKFTRFGTKLFYLFLLVSLLPLGIAGGIVYLYMHDSMKKEVLKQLRSNAYSLNSQLDLLLSKRRFRVADISSDGFIRDCVEKVSYQPPDYSQIIEKLNTHLIVNMKRLDPDILEIQILNHTGKVIASTSLEQVGKDCSHKDYFRIPFLSHEQMGPYFADAADPSENHERLKLVFSSILTDKLFQKPLGVLVTKVKGTILQNILHATVPQSNEKDFVAQYSAIYIVNSKMLMIAGSSDTAEFSAGNTIDTPEVQRVLDTKREFSGICKNYRGVQVFSMALYVPETNWVILSEKDVKDAFLPLARITYIFAISGCVALLLVFIFAFVVSGKINSAIRNLLEGIRRIARGDFAHQIAVIRSKDEIGELSESFVQMSKKLKISHEKLEEHSRTLEQKVEERTVELREADRMKTEFLSLVSHELRTPLAAVLGYAKIINKRFSDVIFPNVRSEDDKVAVSIGKVKNGLNTIISEGERLTELINDLLDMAKIESGKAEWEMKPVSVAEIIEQATIITSSSFELYGLELLSDVDEGLPEVVADRDRLVQVMLNLISNAMKFTEKGSVLCRARKKDNEIIISVKDTGTGIYDADQKTIFKKFKQTGTTTKGKPKGTGLGLHICKEIVNHHGGRIWVESEPGKGSTFSFTLPIPCGCGPLTCTGASDKV, encoded by the coding sequence ATGAAGTTCACGAGATTTGGTACTAAACTTTTTTATTTATTCCTGTTGGTGTCGCTTTTGCCTCTCGGTATTGCAGGCGGGATAGTTTACCTGTATATGCACGACAGCATGAAAAAAGAGGTACTAAAGCAGCTACGGTCTAATGCGTATAGTCTTAATAGTCAGTTGGATCTCTTATTGTCAAAAAGAAGATTCAGGGTTGCAGATATTAGTTCTGATGGTTTTATCAGAGATTGCGTCGAAAAGGTATCTTACCAGCCGCCTGATTATTCTCAGATTATCGAAAAGTTAAATACTCACCTGATTGTAAATATGAAACGCTTAGACCCTGATATTCTTGAAATACAGATTCTCAACCATACAGGTAAGGTCATCGCTTCAACCTCTCTGGAGCAAGTAGGTAAAGACTGCTCTCATAAAGACTACTTTAGAATCCCGTTTCTTTCACACGAGCAAATGGGCCCATATTTTGCTGATGCAGCAGATCCTTCTGAAAATCATGAAAGACTAAAGTTAGTATTTTCGTCAATTCTTACAGATAAGCTTTTTCAAAAACCTCTGGGTGTTCTTGTAACTAAGGTGAAGGGTACAATACTTCAAAACATTCTTCATGCAACGGTACCTCAATCGAACGAAAAAGATTTTGTTGCACAGTATAGTGCAATTTATATCGTGAACAGCAAAATGTTAATGATAGCAGGCTCAAGCGATACTGCAGAATTCAGTGCTGGAAATACTATAGATACACCAGAAGTGCAGCGGGTGCTGGATACAAAAAGGGAATTTTCCGGAATATGTAAAAATTATAGGGGTGTGCAGGTGTTTTCTATGGCATTATATGTGCCTGAGACGAACTGGGTAATTCTGTCAGAGAAAGACGTCAAAGATGCATTTCTGCCATTAGCGAGGATCACGTATATTTTTGCTATATCCGGATGTGTGGCACTACTTCTGGTATTTATATTTGCATTTGTTGTTTCAGGTAAAATAAATTCAGCCATAAGAAATCTGTTAGAGGGAATCAGAAGAATTGCAAGAGGTGATTTTGCACACCAGATAGCAGTTATCAGGAGTAAGGACGAAATTGGCGAACTGAGTGAGTCATTTGTACAAATGTCCAAAAAACTAAAAATCTCACACGAGAAATTAGAGGAACATAGTCGAACACTGGAACAAAAAGTTGAAGAAAGAACAGTTGAATTAAGAGAAGCAGATAGGATGAAAACTGAATTTTTATCTTTAGTTTCGCATGAATTAAGAACACCACTTGCAGCAGTATTAGGTTATGCGAAAATTATAAACAAAAGATTTAGCGATGTTATCTTTCCTAATGTCAGATCTGAAGATGATAAGGTTGCGGTCTCAATTGGAAAGGTTAAAAATGGCCTTAACACAATAATTTCAGAAGGTGAGAGATTAACTGAGCTTATAAATGATCTCCTTGACATGGCAAAAATTGAGTCTGGAAAAGCCGAGTGGGAGATGAAGCCTGTTTCAGTTGCTGAAATTATTGAACAAGCAACAATAATAACCAGCAGCTCCTTTGAATTGTATGGACTTGAGCTGCTAAGTGATGTTGATGAAGGGCTGCCTGAGGTTGTGGCAGACAGGGATCGGCTGGTGCAGGTGATGCTTAATCTTATTTCTAATGCTATGAAGTTCACAGAAAAGGGATCTGTACTATGCCGTGCAAGGAAGAAAGATAACGAGATAATAATAAGTGTAAAAGATACTGGCACAGGAATATATGATGCTGATCAGAAGACGATATTTAAGAAATTCAAGCAAACAGGAACTACTACTAAAGGCAAGCCGAAAGGGACTGGGCTTGGACTTCACATCTGCAAAGAGATTGTAAATCATCATGGTGGCAGGATATGGGTGGAAAGTGAGCCAGGGAAGGGAAGTACCTTTTCATTCACTCTGCCAATCCCCTGTGGTTGTGGACCACTCACATGTACAGGCGCAAGTGATAAGGTATAA
- a CDS encoding c-type heme family protein, which translates to MHNKLSKLISTIFIIIILCYVSVSRLSHAGPEDFGTVNNMEDKRMKCLQVVAETTIEMLIASRSVIAKNQELINIDPATGNYSMKGFVPAVAGSQIANDFSLMTGHKLKQTSLRVRNLSNSPDEWERKVLKLLELPEHPERCWHW; encoded by the coding sequence ATGCACAATAAGTTGTCGAAATTAATATCTACAATATTCATTATCATTATTTTATGTTATGTATCGGTTTCAAGATTAAGCCATGCAGGCCCAGAGGATTTTGGTACAGTTAACAACATGGAAGATAAGCGTATGAAATGCCTGCAAGTGGTTGCAGAAACAACAATTGAGATGCTCATTGCAAGTAGAAGTGTAATTGCTAAGAATCAGGAACTCATAAATATTGATCCGGCAACAGGAAATTATTCCATGAAGGGTTTTGTACCTGCTGTGGCAGGTTCACAGATAGCTAATGATTTCAGCCTGATGACCGGGCATAAATTAAAACAGACAAGTCTCAGAGTAAGGAATCTTTCAAATTCACCTGATGAATGGGAGAGGAAGGTATTGAAATTATTAGAGTTACCTGAACATCCGGAAAGGTGTTGGCATTGGTGA